One window from the genome of Nicotiana sylvestris chromosome 9, ASM39365v2, whole genome shotgun sequence encodes:
- the LOC104218119 gene encoding probable carboxylesterase 16, with amino-acid sequence MPSVAVKLYSVFFKFMLKHRLQNRIQIDDTNGLNNGSSFGITSRPNEESIAAANPLFTDGVATKDLHVDPATSVSIRIFLPETCLGSPDSDSKSRVRVSTRPGLGSDPNQAVVLRRNSYGYCTTDSVMENQKNYNKNGFNSFNHRRNSYGCNVVDDLSLKCDNGVYRGYSPAGKKNCRKLPVMLQFHGGGFVSGSNDSTANDLFCRRIAKLCDVIVLAVGYRLAPENRYPAAFEDGLKVLHWLAKQANLAECSKSAGSRRGGGGADLRKSDAYGHIADAFGASLVEPWLAAHGDPSRCVLLGVSCGGNIADYVARKAVEEGKLLDPVKVVAQVLMYPFFIGSVPTHSEIKLANSYFYDKALCTLAWKLFLPEGEFDLDHPAANPLIPGRGPPLKWMPPTLTVVAEHDWMRDRAIAYSEELRKVNVDAPVLEYKDAVHEFATLDMLLKTPQAQACAEDIAIWVKKYISLRGHEFSY; translated from the exons ATGCCAAGTGTGGCAGTGAAATTATACAGTGTATTCTTCAAGTTTATGTTGAAGCATCGGTTGCAGAATCGAATTCAAATCGACGACACAAATGGGTTGAATAATGGTAGCTCTTTCGGTATCACATCTCGGCCTAATGAGGAATCCATTGCTGCTGCCAATCCTTTATTCACTGACGGTGTTGCCACTAAGGACTTACATGTAGATCCCGCCACCTCTGTCTCTATTCGAATCTTCCTCCCCGAAACCTGTTTAGGTTCCCCCGATTCGGATTCTAAATCTAGGGTTAGGGTTTCGACCCGACCCGGATTAGGGTCCGACCCGAACCAGGCTGTCGTTTTACGTCGAAACAGCTATGGATATTGTACTACTGATAGTGTGATGGAGAATCAGAAAAATTATAATAAGAATGGTTTTAATAGTTTTAATCATAGGAGAAATAGCtatggttgtaatgttgttgatGATTTAAGTTTAAAATGTGATAATGGGGTTTATAGAGGGTATTCGCCAGCTGGCAAAAAAAATTGCAGGAAATTGCCGGTTATGTTGCAGTTTCATGGTGGGGGGTTTGTGAGTGGGAGCAATGATTCCACCGCGAATGATTTGTTCTGTAGACGGATAGCGAAGCTATGTGATGTTATTGTTTTAGCTGTTGGATATAGGTTAGCGCCTGAGAATCGCTATCCAGCAGCATTTGAGGATGGACTGAAGGTGCTGCATTGGCTGGCAAAACAGGCCAATTTGGCTGAATGTAGTAAGTCGGCGGGGAGTAGACGCGGAGGAGGAGGGGCGGATTTGAGGAAGTCGGATGCTTACGGGCATATAGCTGATGCATTTGGAGCATCCTTGGTGGAGCCTTGGTTGGCTGCTCATGGAGATCCATCAAG GTGTGTCCTCCTAGGAGTGAGTTGTGGGGGAAATATAGCTGATTATGTGGCTCGAAAAGCTGTAGAGGAAGGTAAGCTTTTGGATCCAGTGAAGGTGGTGGCACAGGTTTTGATGTATCCTTTTTTCATCGGAAGTGTTCCAACACATTCCGAGATTAAGCTAGCAAATTCCTATTTCTATGACAAGGCCTTGTGCACGCTTGCCTGGAAATTATTTCTACCTGAAGGGGAGTTTGACTTGGATCATCCTGCTGCTAACCCTCTTATCCCTGGGAGAGGACCTCCATTAAAGTGGATGCCCCCAACACTAACAGTCGTAGCGGAGCATGACTGGATGAGAGATCGGGCCATCGCTTATTCAGAAGAACTACGAAAGGTAAATGTTGATGCTCCTGTCCTCGAGTACAAAGATGCAGTTCATGAGTTTGCAACTCTTGACATGCTTCTTAAGACCCCTCAAGCTCAGGCTTGTGCCGAGGACATTGCCATTTGGGTTAAGAAATATATTTCGCTTCGAGGTCATGAGTTCTCATATTGA
- the LOC104214931 gene encoding uncharacterized protein — protein MSQNVPLSIAEETESPPQKKHKIKEGDEKIGGNVTSIDDGMNVEDDDSCSEYDSEEDYCPNGTEKMDKALWEKYYRQVRESEGFDIEDFPGRCWIRLSSPCHTTWMILRMLTGNQL, from the exons ATGTCACAAAACGTGCCATTGTCAATAGCAGAGGAAACAGAGTCCCCGCCGCAAAAGAAACATAAGATCAAAGAAGGTGATGAGAAGATCGGTGGTAACGTAACTTCCATTGATGATGGCATGAATGTAGAGGATGATGATAGTTGTAGCGAGTATGATTCGGAGGAAGATTATTGCCCAAATGGCACAGAGAAAATGGATAAAGCTCTCTGGGAGAAGTACTACAGACAGGTTCGGGAGAGCGAG GGTTTTGATATCGAAGATTTTCCAGGACGGTGCTGGATACGACTGTCTTCCCCATGCCATACTACTTGGATGATCCTAAGAATGTTGACAG GAAACCAGTTATGA